One Phaseolus vulgaris cultivar G19833 chromosome 2, P. vulgaris v2.0, whole genome shotgun sequence DNA window includes the following coding sequences:
- the LOC137809793 gene encoding bifunctional riboflavin biosynthesis protein RIBA 1, chloroplastic-like translates to MAFINFHCSSMSLHTCSKMKCILSAVPPLGYKSDLMLDSPIRKVKFSFKADKVRAVISGEDNYTSPRQDDSIDTLVEEHTRTSPQLDTFAFGTVFDEINPTINGFFADRNEHELDCPAQGFSSIPEAIEDIRQGKLVIVVDDENRENEGDLIMAASMVTPKAIAFIVKYGTGIVCVSMKEDDLERLQLPLMVTQNEEKLCTAFTVTADAKQGTTTGVSAQDRATTILKLASRNSRPDDFNRPGHIFPLKYREGGVLKRPGHTEASVDLAVLAGLEPAAVLCEIVDDDGSMARLPKLQQMAKQENLKIISIADLIRYRVKREKLVECTSAAIVPTMWGLFKAYCYRSCLDGIEHIAMVKGEIGDGKEVIVRVHSECLIGDVFGATTCPCRNQLVIALKQIEAAGRGVLVYLRGHEDRGIVLDHIVHDCHSEEDKYEELHLPAHSTEYSIGAQILRDLGVQTIA, encoded by the exons ATGGCTTTCATCAATTTTCATTGCTCTTCCATGTCCCTCCACACATGTTCCAA AATGAAGTGTATTTTAAGTGCCGTGCCTCCACTCGGATATAAATCTGATCTCATGTTGGATAGTCCAATTAGAAAAGTGAAATTCAGTTTCAAGGCTGATAAAGTGAGGGCAGTAATATCTGGGGAAGACAACTACACTAGTCCAAGACAAGATGACTCGATTGATACACTGGTAGAAGAACATACTAGAACTAGCCCGCAACTTGATACATTTGCTTTTGGAACAGTCTTTGATGAGATAAATCCCACAATCAATGGTTTCTTTGCTGATAGAAATGAACATGAACTGGATTGTCCTGCTCAAGGGTTTTCTTCTATCCCAGAGGCCATTGAAGATATTCGTCAAGGAAAG TTGGTTATTGTTGTAGATGATGAAAATAGAGAAAACGAGGGTGATCTTATAATGGCAGCATCAATGGTAACACCAAAAGCAATTGCATTTATTGTCAAGTATGGAACTGGGATAGTGTGTGTGAGCATGAAAGAAGATGACTTAGAGAGGTTGCAACTCCCATTGATGGTGACTCAGAACGAAGAAAAACTTTGCACCGCATTCACAGTGACAGCG GATGCAAAGCAAGGCACTACAACAGGAGTGTCTGCTCAAGATAGAGCAACAACAATCCTGAAACTTGCATCAAGAAATTCGAGGCCTGATGATTTCAATCGACCAGGCCATATATTTCCTCTGAAGTACAGAGAAGGAGGGGTTCTTAAGAGACCTGGACACACGGAAGCTTCAGTTGATCTTGCTGTGTTGGCTGGCTTGGAACCTGCTGCAGTTTTATGTGAGATAGTAGATGATGATGGTTCAATGGCCAGGTTACCAAAGCTTCAACAGATGGCTAAGCAAGAAAACCTGAAAATAATTTCCATTGCTGATTTAATAAG ATACAGAGTGAAGAGGGAGAAGTTGGTAGAGTGTACTTCAGCTGCAATAGTACCCACTATGTGGGGACTTTTCAAAGCTTATTGCTATCGGTCATGTCTGGATGGGATTGAGCATATTGCGATGGTTAAA GGTGAGATAGGTGATGGGAAGGAGGTGATTGTACGAGTACATTCAGAATGTCTAATTGGTGACGTTTTTGGGGCCACAACGTGTCCATGTCGAAACCAGTTAGTGATTGCATTGAAGCAAATTGAAGCAGCAGGTAGGGGTGTCTTAGTGTATCTTCGAGGACATGAAGATAGAGGTATTGTCTTAGACCACATTGTACATGATTGCCACTCTGAAGAGGACAAGTACGAGGAATTGCATTTACCTGCTCATTCTACTGAGTACAGTATTGGAGCACAG ATACTACGAGATCTAGGGGTTCAAACAATAGCCTAA
- the LOC137812370 gene encoding RING-H2 finger protein ATL54-like, giving the protein MLPQPKIPESHHGTPAASPLKSVKLPIYPVEEHHKYVFPLAWIVVACIVGVFMFLFTVFTLIRYFYSRRYNRSPNGTRDTPILFDLNGDSPTSDNDNDVDQDDLAAVHHVWYIRTVGLQQSLIDSITVFKYRKNEGIIDSSECSVCLGEFEHDDTLRLLPKCSHAFHVPCIDTWLRSHKNCPLCRAPVVCDETGAVDQNVQMDSSVSDHQSQNHVVQVEDSDDGEGLEGGGGGSGESSGGIETQPLRRSVSMGFSSASNSMVSRDVGVDIDTPYGEKVSSTNKGMTRMSIIEKHGSGSSCSSSSSSSSTIHKLASVGRALQKGPVSMRRSFSHNRKFLFSTHSRSQSSTLPI; this is encoded by the coding sequence ATGCTTCCTCAGCCTAAAATCCCAGAATCTCACCATGGTACCCCAGCAGCTTCCCCTTTGAAATCTGTGAAGTTACCCATATATCCCGTAGAAGAACatcataaatatgtttttccacTAGCGTGGATTGTGGTGGCGTGCATAGTTGGCGTGTTCATGTTTCTGTTCACTGTGTTCACACTCATAAGGTACTTTTACTCCAGGAGATATAACCGCAGCCCAAATGGAACAAGAGACACGCCCATACTGTTCGATTTGAACGGAGATTCTCCCACTTCGGATAACGATAATGACGTGGACCAAGACGACTTGGCGGCTGTCCACCATGTATGGTACATCCGCACCGTCGGTCTCCAACAATCGCTTATAGACTCCATCACCGTCTTCAAATACAGAAAAAACGAGGGAATCATAGACAGCTCCGAATGTTCCGTGTGCCTCGGAGAGTTCGAACACGACGACACTCTCAGGCTGTTGCCCAAGTGCAGCCACGCGTTCCACGTGCCTTGCATTGACACGTGGCTCCGGTCCCACAAAAACTGCCCCCTGTGCCGCGCACCCGTGGTCTGCGATGAAACTGGAGCCGTTGATCAGAATGTTCAGATGGATTCGAGCGTGTCTGATCATCAGAGTCAGAATCATGTGGTTCAGGTGGAGGATTCTGATGACGGAGAGGGATTagaaggtggtggtggtggttctGGTGAGTCCTCTGGTGGAATAGAAACACAGCCTCTGAGGAGATCGGTTTCGATGGGTTTTTCTTCTGCTTCAAATTCAATGGTGTCTCGTGATGTGGGGGTGGATATAGACACCCCTTATGGCGAAAAAGTGAGTTCGACTAACAAGGGCATGACTCGTATGAGTATTATTGAGAAACATGGAAGTGGGAGTTCGTGTTCGAGTTCAAGTTCAAGTTCAAGTACCATTCACAAGTTGGCTTCAGTTGGACGTGCGTTGCAAAAGGGTCCAGTCTCAATGAGACGATCGTTTTCACATAACAGGAAATTTTTGTTCTCCACACACTCCAGGAGTCAGAGTTCTACTCTTCCAATATAA
- the LOC137812369 gene encoding uncharacterized protein, whose translation MHSPPSIQISLPQPQQHRHHVHVHVHANAPLFFLNSPLLFLSHYFNVLMGKTKIFNFFANGTSNYMLPTSNTIRQSLVNRPSSHKDCFPFSRFGFLRRFIPSRKVNGGSKTEDEEKVYSWLYTLAQTDKNLVFEYVRSTERGLSFTEAERRLRENGPNVPLEYSFPRWWHLLRNALFHPFNIILIVLSVMSFIARDSPNGFIMLVLVFISVTLRFYQEYNSSKAAMKLSEFVKCPIKVQRCAGRVVQKELVVQVDHRDVVPGDILIFEPGDLFPGDIRLLSSKQLVVSQASLTGESWTTDKTADIREDYTTPLLDLKNICFMGTNVVSGTGTGLVVSTGSNTYMSTMFSKVGKKKPQDEFEKGLKWIFYLLISVMLVVVTTMFVVNYMTSLDLTQSVLFAISVASVLNPQMLPLIVNTCLAKGALAMAKDRCIVKSLRSIRDMGSMDILCIDKTGSLTMNHAIMVNHLDYMGLPQEKVLRYAFLNSYFKTDQKYPLDDAILAFVYSNGFRFRPSKWRKIDEIPFDFIRRRVSVILETEDRHSQFFGRFMVTKGALLEVLKVCSFIENFDKDEICLFSSDDYQRILNLSEDISNEGLRILGVAIRKLEMTQTCETSNGSKREDEDIEKDMVFLGLITFFDPPKDTAKQALWRLCEKGVKAKVLTGDSLSLTTRVCREVGISTNHVITGPELELLDQDTFHETVKRATVLARLTPIQKLHVVQSLQTVGNHVVGFLGDGVNDSLALDAANVSISVDSGVAIAKDMADIILLEKDLNVLVAGVEHGRLTFGNTMKYVKMSVIVNLGSVISLLIATLLLKYEPLTSRQLLTQNFIYSVGQIAIAWDKMDEEYVKTPHKSSERGLFMFILWNGSVCTLCDVATLMLLWFYYKAYTDVTQKFFHSAWFIKGLLLQTLIIHLIRTEKIPFIQEVASWPVIFSTVLTSAIGIALPFTSIGKVMGFSLLPLSYFGFLLLLFLGYFVVGQAVKRFYILVYKKWL comes from the exons TATAAGGCAGTCTCTTGTAAACCGGCCAAGTTCCCACAAAGATTGCTTTCCCTTTTCACGCTTTGGATTCTTGCGCCGCTTCATTCCTTCAA GAAAAGTTAATGGGGGCTCAAAAACTGAGGATGAGGAGAAAGTCTACTCTTGGTTATACACCTTGGCTCAGACTGATAAGAACTTGGTCTTTGAGTACGTTAGGTCCACTGAAAGAG GCTTAAGCTTCACAGAAGCAGAGAGGAGACTTCGGGAAAATGGGCCAAATGTTCCACTTGAGTATTCCTTTCCAAGATGGTGGCATCTTCTACGAAATGCTCTTTTCCACCCTTTTAATATCATTCTGATTGTTTTGTCAGTTATGTCATTCATTGCCCGTGACAGTCCAAATGGATTTATCATGCTCGTGCTGGTTTTCATCAGTGTCACCCTCCGTTTCTATCAG GAATACAACAGCTCAAAAGCAGCAATGAAGCTTTCAGAATTTGTAAAATGTCCAATAAAAGTTCAAAGATGCGCTGGTAGAGTTGTTCAGAAAGAACTTGTTGTTCAAGTTGATCACAGGGATGTAGTTCCAGGtgacattttaatttttgaaccTGGAGATCTCTTTCCTGGAGATATCAGATTGTTATCTTCTAAGCAACTTGTTGTGAG CCAGGCCTCACTAACTGGGGAATCTTGGACAACTGACAAAACTGCTGATATCAGAGAAGACTACACTACTCCTTTATTGGATTTAAAAAACATCTGTTTTATG GGCACAAACGTGGTATCAGGTACTGGAACAGGCCTAGTGGTTTCAACTGGATCCAATACTTACATGAGCACCATGTTTTCAAAAGTTGGGAAGAAGAAGCCACAAGATGAATTTGAAAAGGGTCTCAAATGGATATTTTACTTGCTTATTTCTGTTATGCTAGTAGTTGTCACCACCATGTTTGTGGTAAATTACATGACATCTCTTGATTTGACCCAAAGCGTTCTTTTTGCCATCTCTGTTGCATCTGTCCTGAATCCTCAGATGCTTCCCCTTATCGTTAACACATGCCTTGCAAAAGGAGCACTTGCTATGGCTAAAGACAGGTGTATAGTAAAGAGTTTAAGATCTATACGCGACATGGGATCAAT GGATATTCTTTGTATTGACAAGACAGGCTCCCTTACAATGAATCATGCAATCATGGTTAATCATCTTGACTACATGGGTTTACCCCAAGAAAAAGTTTTACGCTATGCCTTCCTCAACTCCTACTTTAAGACTGATCAGAAGTATCCTCTGGATGATGCTATTCTGGCATTTGTATATTCAAATGGATTCAGGTTTCGGCCATCTAAGTGGAGGAAGATAGATGAGATTCCCTTTGACTTCATAAGAAGAAGAGTATCTGTCATCTTAGAAACAGAGGACAGACACTCACAATTCTTTGGCAGGTTCATGGTAACAAAAGGAGCACTATTAGAAGTATTGAAAGTTTGTTCTTTCATTGAGAATTTCGATAAAGATGAAATTTGCCTCTTCTCTTCCGATGATTATCAGCGTATTTTAAATCTTTCAGAAGATATTAGCAATGAAGGGTTAAGGATTTTAGGAGTAGCTATAAGGAAGCTTGAAATG ACACAAACATGTGAAACAAGTAATGGAAGCAAGAGAGAAGACGAGGATATCGAAAAAGACATGGTGTTCCTTGGCCTCATAACGTTTTTCGACCCACCTAAGGACACAGCAAAGCAAGCACTGTGGCGTTTGTGTGAGAAGGGAGTGAAAGCAAAGGTTTTAACAGGTGATTCCCTCTCCTTGACAACGAGGGTATGCAGGGAAGTTGGCATAAGCACCAATCACGTAATAACAGGTCCTGAACTAGAGCTACTTGATCAAGACACGTTCCATGAGACAGTTAAAAGAGCCACAGTACTAGCACGTCTCACTCCAATTCAGAAACTCCATGTGGTGCAATCCTTGCAAACAGTTGGAAACCATGTTGTTGGGTTCTTAGGAGATGGAGTGAATGATTCACTGGCTTTAGATGCAGCAAATGTAAGCATTTCTGTGGATTCAGGAGTGGCCATTGCAAAGGACATGGCAGATATTATCTTACTTGAGAAAGACCTCAACGTGCTTGTTGCGGGAGTGGAGCATGGCAGACTCACTTTTGGCAACACAATGAAGTATGTTAAGATGTCAGTTATTGTTAACTTGGGAAGTGTCATTTCACTCCTCATAGCAACACTGCTTTTGAAGTATGAGCCCCTAACTTCTAGACAGCTTCTTACTCAGAATTTCATCTACAGTGTGGGACAGATTGCCATTGCCTGGGACAAGATGGATGAAGAGTATGTTAAGACACCTCACAAGTCCTCAGAAAGAGGCTTGTTCATGTTCATATTATGGAATGGATCAGTGTGCACTCTGTGTGATGTGGCAACACTCATGCTTCTTTGGTTTTATTACAAGGCTTACACTGATGTGACTCAAAAGTTTTTCCATTCAGCTTGGTTCATTAAAGGTCTCCTCTTGCAGACCCTCATCATCCACTTGATCAGGACAGAGAAAATCCCTTTCATACAGGAGGTTGCATCTTGGCCTGTGATTTTCTCTACTGTTCTGACTTCTGCAATTGGGATTGCACTTCCTTTCACATCCATTGGGAAGGTCATGGGATTCTCCCTTCTGCCTCTCTCATATTTCGGATTTTTGCTACTTCTTTTTCTTGGATATTTTGTAGTTGGCCAGGCAGTTAAGAGATTTTACATATTGGTTTATAAGAAATGGCTTTGA